In Phaeobacter gallaeciensis DSM 26640, a genomic segment contains:
- a CDS encoding FRG domain-containing protein — translation MTVEAIENLADFVVWSRKCSKKFGLRRATLEVCFRGQSLTDWTLKPSLYRGFVPPELERELIRDFKTHASEFLSSDQRSDVDWLFLAQHHGVPTRLLDWTLNPLVALYFACEDHTRGENGKVFALNAWELNKTSCGMQAVPATDSEVFQDYVLPLNDKAVQRTVRAQQPLAVRPNYLFRRSNAQAGSFTIHGSKTQALEKTQFVRKNHQACLAQIEIKGEKKLNLLRELYSFGIHRQSLFQSIDSVGDRVKFRYSNDYFDKRR, via the coding sequence GTGACCGTTGAAGCAATTGAGAATCTCGCTGACTTTGTTGTTTGGTCCCGAAAGTGCTCAAAAAAATTTGGACTTCGACGCGCTACTCTTGAAGTTTGCTTTAGGGGTCAATCACTAACGGACTGGACACTGAAACCCAGCTTATACAGGGGGTTTGTCCCTCCAGAACTTGAACGCGAGCTTATCAGAGACTTCAAAACGCATGCTTCCGAGTTCTTGAGCAGCGATCAACGCTCAGACGTTGACTGGTTGTTTCTCGCTCAACACCATGGTGTCCCAACACGTCTCTTAGACTGGACCCTGAACCCTTTGGTCGCCCTTTATTTTGCTTGTGAAGACCACACACGCGGAGAAAACGGCAAAGTGTTCGCGTTAAACGCTTGGGAACTCAATAAAACCTCGTGTGGTATGCAAGCTGTGCCTGCTACAGACTCCGAGGTTTTTCAAGACTATGTCTTGCCGCTGAACGACAAAGCGGTTCAGCGGACCGTTCGCGCTCAGCAGCCTTTGGCCGTTCGTCCAAACTACCTGTTTCGTCGCTCAAACGCACAAGCTGGTTCGTTTACAATTCATGGATCAAAAACACAGGCTTTGGAGAAGACCCAGTTCGTTAGAAAAAACCACCAAGCTTGCTTGGCCCAAATTGAGATCAAAGGTGAGAAGAAACTCAATTTATTGAGAGAACTATATTCCTTTGGTATTCATAGGCAGTCACTGTTTCAATCAATAGACTCAGTAGGTGATCGGGTTAAGTTTCGATATTCAAACGACTACTTCGACAAGCGTAGATGA
- a CDS encoding cytochrome b/b6 domain-containing protein: protein MSSPASSPVARHNTAHHYGSVAKGFHWLTALLMLAVFPLGYFANDLAHHIQSADFDGSQATLTRAALLFSLHKTLGLALFLTALLRILWALSQPKPVALHPDRRAETVLAEVVHWLLYGALVAAPLTGWIHHAATTGFAPIWWPFGQSLPFVPKSEAVAAVFGGLHWLFVWILAVALGLHIAGALKHEVVDRDATLRRMLPGRTPKVTVKAETPHGTLPFLMALVIWVLVLAGGGAFGLYAPHSHGPADTAAHGDDHTHDVATDAAPAEALPAGSWVVEDGTLAIAIVQMGSEVRGQFDQWQASIAFEEPDAPGPAGTVTVSVAIPSLMLGSVTDQAMGPDYFDSASYPTAEFRAEIERLAEGYVADGTLRIRDQEVPLSLPFTLNLNGDTAVMSGSAEVNRLDFNIGRGVQDEGSLAYAVTIAVDLTASRAP, encoded by the coding sequence GTGTCCTCCCCTGCCAGCTCTCCCGTCGCCCGCCACAACACCGCCCATCACTATGGCAGCGTTGCCAAGGGGTTTCACTGGCTGACCGCCCTGTTGATGCTGGCGGTGTTTCCGCTGGGGTACTTCGCCAATGATCTGGCGCATCATATCCAGAGCGCCGATTTTGACGGATCACAGGCCACGCTAACCCGCGCCGCGCTATTATTTTCACTGCATAAAACACTGGGGCTGGCACTGTTTCTGACTGCGCTCCTGCGCATTCTCTGGGCGTTGAGCCAGCCCAAGCCAGTCGCTCTCCACCCCGACCGACGGGCTGAGACGGTGCTGGCGGAGGTGGTGCACTGGCTGCTTTACGGTGCGCTGGTTGCCGCACCGCTGACGGGCTGGATCCACCATGCAGCAACCACAGGTTTTGCGCCGATCTGGTGGCCCTTTGGCCAGAGCCTGCCGTTCGTGCCGAAATCGGAGGCGGTGGCTGCGGTGTTCGGCGGGTTGCACTGGTTGTTTGTCTGGATCCTCGCGGTGGCGCTGGGGCTGCATATCGCTGGTGCCCTGAAACATGAGGTGGTCGACCGTGACGCCACCCTGCGCCGGATGTTGCCGGGGCGCACGCCTAAGGTCACCGTCAAGGCCGAGACGCCTCATGGTACCCTGCCGTTTCTTATGGCGCTGGTGATCTGGGTTCTGGTGTTGGCGGGTGGCGGCGCCTTCGGACTTTATGCGCCGCATAGCCATGGGCCAGCCGACACTGCCGCCCACGGAGATGATCATACCCACGATGTCGCCACAGATGCCGCCCCCGCTGAGGCGCTGCCCGCTGGTAGCTGGGTGGTTGAGGACGGCACTCTCGCCATTGCCATCGTGCAGATGGGCAGCGAGGTGCGCGGCCAGTTCGACCAATGGCAGGCGAGCATCGCGTTTGAGGAGCCAGACGCCCCCGGCCCGGCAGGCACGGTCACCGTCTCCGTGGCAATCCCCTCGCTGATGCTGGGATCGGTCACCGATCAGGCGATGGGTCCGGATTATTTCGACAGTGCCAGCTACCCCACCGCCGAGTTCCGTGCCGAGATTGAGAGGCTGGCGGAGGGCTATGTCGCTGACGGCACCCTGCGCATCCGCGACCAGGAGGTGCCGCTGAGCCTGCCCTTCACGCTCAATCTGAACGGTGACACCGCAGTGATGTCCGGCAGCGCCGAAGTGAACCGGCTGGATTTCAACATCGGACGCGGTGTGCAGGACGAAGGCTCGCTGGCCTATGCGGTGACAATCGCCGTCGACCTGACCGCCAGCCGCGCGCCCTGA